The following are from one region of the Polyangiaceae bacterium genome:
- a CDS encoding PAS domain S-box protein produces MGETKVEQLTALLEHASEGLMVHDTEGVLRYVNQRFCSVLGYTQAELMQLRVFDIEVGLDEAKVRQIWRLMADGEVVDLEGHHRTKSGETIVTRVKARCDDSLGERLFYIATREALESYDFVISVNRELESIQQRLVASEASYRALLDTTREAIMVFDWDSALCLYANDAACELFGYSREELAQFTGRMLQDPSQAEQVDAVSARLHAEGRAAGRLLMRRKSGEVFWGEYTITVYETLNGKRMVDVFRDVSESVRYQEELERKNEELTSAQARLLHADRLATIGQMAASIAHEINNPAAYVVTNLQALRALLEGAAPTEPWRDEFMPMVMDSLDGIQRILATTRDLKSFSRLDQQEATWVDLNEVVRVAAKLATNELRHRAALRLDLRPLPRVAGSEGKLTQVLVNLLINAAHAVERTVAADEAQVTVTSRLERREIAIEVRDNGPGVPQQIRDQLFQPFVTTKTPDRGTGLGLSLCAEIMRAHGGGIQLVETERGACFRIRVPIETGLKVSPASGCAPVQPTRRLKVLLVDDEPLLLKSQERLLKRRFDVLTAPGGEEALKRLRTDPDVDLVLCDLMMPAVDGVEFRERVRAELPEYLSRVHFCSGGAFTDRVRSYLAANRVLVLDKPLSAEVLEDLASRGMSEYPLAKN; encoded by the coding sequence TTGGGGGAGACAAAAGTCGAGCAGCTGACCGCGCTCCTGGAGCACGCCTCCGAGGGCTTGATGGTGCACGACACCGAAGGTGTGCTGCGCTACGTGAACCAGCGCTTCTGCTCGGTGCTCGGATACACCCAGGCGGAGCTGATGCAGCTCAGGGTGTTCGACATCGAGGTCGGCCTGGACGAGGCAAAAGTCCGGCAAATTTGGCGTTTGATGGCGGACGGAGAGGTAGTCGACCTCGAGGGACACCACCGAACCAAGAGCGGCGAGACGATCGTCACCCGCGTGAAGGCGCGCTGCGATGATTCCCTGGGGGAACGCCTCTTCTACATTGCGACCCGTGAGGCGCTCGAGTCCTACGATTTCGTCATCTCCGTCAATCGAGAGCTCGAATCCATCCAGCAGCGCTTGGTCGCCTCGGAGGCGAGCTATCGCGCGCTGCTGGATACGACGCGGGAGGCGATCATGGTGTTCGATTGGGACTCCGCGCTGTGCCTCTACGCGAACGACGCCGCTTGCGAGCTGTTCGGCTACTCTCGAGAGGAGCTAGCCCAATTCACGGGTCGCATGCTTCAGGATCCTTCCCAAGCGGAACAGGTAGACGCCGTATCCGCGCGGCTTCACGCTGAAGGGCGCGCTGCGGGCCGGCTGCTCATGCGGCGCAAGAGCGGCGAGGTATTCTGGGGTGAGTACACCATCACCGTGTACGAGACTCTGAACGGCAAGCGCATGGTCGATGTGTTCCGCGATGTCAGTGAGAGCGTGCGTTACCAGGAGGAGCTGGAGCGCAAGAACGAGGAGCTTACCTCCGCACAGGCTCGATTGCTTCATGCGGACCGGCTCGCGACCATTGGACAAATGGCGGCGAGCATCGCGCATGAGATCAACAACCCGGCAGCCTACGTCGTGACGAACTTGCAAGCGCTGCGCGCGTTGCTGGAGGGCGCCGCGCCAACGGAACCGTGGCGTGACGAGTTCATGCCGATGGTCATGGATTCGTTGGACGGTATCCAGCGCATCCTGGCCACGACTCGCGATCTCAAGTCGTTCAGTCGCCTCGACCAGCAAGAGGCCACCTGGGTGGATCTGAATGAGGTCGTGCGGGTCGCCGCCAAGCTTGCAACGAATGAGCTGCGCCACCGCGCCGCCTTGCGCCTCGATTTGCGGCCACTTCCTCGAGTCGCTGGTTCCGAAGGGAAATTGACTCAGGTTCTGGTCAACCTGCTCATCAATGCCGCCCACGCGGTCGAGCGGACCGTCGCCGCTGACGAAGCGCAAGTGACCGTGACGAGCCGACTGGAACGCCGCGAAATCGCGATCGAGGTTCGCGACAACGGGCCAGGGGTACCGCAGCAGATCCGCGACCAGTTGTTTCAACCCTTCGTCACCACCAAGACGCCTGACCGCGGTACTGGGCTCGGCCTCTCGCTATGCGCCGAGATCATGCGGGCTCACGGCGGCGGCATTCAGCTCGTGGAGACGGAGCGTGGTGCTTGCTTTCGCATCCGCGTGCCGATCGAGACAGGACTCAAGGTGAGCCCAGCATCTGGATGTGCGCCGGTCCAACCCACGCGACGCCTGAAGGTGTTGCTGGTCGATGACGAGCCCTTGCTGCTCAAATCTCAGGAGCGCCTGCTCAAGCGGCGGTTCGACGTGTTGACCGCGCCAGGGGGGGAGGAAGCTCTGAAGCGGCTAAGGACAGACCCGGACGTCGATCTGGTGCTCTGCGACTTGATGATGCCCGCTGTGGATGGCGTCGAGTTCCGCGAACGCGTGCGAGCCGAACTCCCAGAGTATCTTTCCCGCGTCCATTTCTGCAGCGGCGGAGCGTTCACCGACCGCGTCCGAAGTTACCTCGCGGCAAATCGAGTGTTGGTGCTCGACAAGCCCCTTTCGGCTGAGGTGCTCGAAGACCTCGCGAGTCGCGGCATGAGCGAGTACCCGCTCGCGAAGAACTGA
- a CDS encoding aminopeptidase, producing the protein MTQIGEAVELEDVERAARVLITSCLTLSPEQDLVVISDHAVPNVAEAIARVARNLGCRVIWFRLAEHGVRPFKLLPNALQSALAEAHASVFVASAPHNELGMRQHLLHLVKQHGLKHAHMPSISSLAFSRGLRLDYREVESAGRRVLDKLNGVRALQVTSPAGTNLEVLLPPRARWFPQLGVLEPGRWGNLPAGALYASPEHVSGRLVANASVGEYFGARHGLLQDTPVHLVLEQGRVTRLTCPAAPELQRDMVRMLACSENSSRVGLICIGVNPSIHTATGEALVDQNLPGLHLSIGDPAAKVTGAGWSAPTAFAACQAFSSVLTEGMPLIERGQLLTPN; encoded by the coding sequence ATGACCCAAATCGGAGAAGCAGTAGAACTCGAAGACGTCGAGCGCGCAGCTCGCGTGCTGATCACCAGTTGCCTTACGTTGAGTCCAGAACAGGACTTGGTGGTGATCAGCGATCACGCCGTGCCCAACGTCGCCGAAGCTATCGCACGCGTCGCGCGCAACCTCGGATGCCGCGTGATTTGGTTCCGCCTTGCGGAGCACGGCGTGCGGCCGTTCAAGCTGCTCCCCAATGCGTTGCAGAGTGCCCTCGCAGAGGCCCATGCCAGTGTGTTCGTCGCGAGCGCTCCGCACAACGAGCTCGGGATGCGTCAGCACTTGCTGCACTTGGTGAAGCAGCACGGCCTGAAGCACGCGCACATGCCGAGCATCAGCTCGTTGGCTTTCTCGCGTGGTCTACGCTTGGACTACCGAGAGGTGGAAAGCGCAGGCCGCCGTGTTCTGGACAAACTCAACGGCGTCAGGGCGCTCCAAGTCACGTCGCCAGCGGGCACCAACTTGGAGGTCCTACTGCCTCCCCGGGCCCGTTGGTTCCCGCAGCTTGGTGTGCTCGAGCCGGGTCGCTGGGGCAACCTCCCCGCGGGGGCTCTGTACGCCAGCCCTGAGCACGTGAGCGGCCGCTTGGTCGCGAATGCAAGCGTGGGAGAGTACTTCGGCGCTCGCCATGGGCTGCTGCAAGACACTCCGGTTCACCTGGTGCTCGAGCAAGGTCGAGTCACGCGCCTCACCTGTCCGGCGGCGCCCGAGCTGCAGCGCGACATGGTGCGCATGCTGGCGTGCTCAGAGAACTCGAGCCGAGTCGGCCTGATCTGCATCGGGGTCAACCCGAGTATCCACACGGCAACAGGCGAGGCGCTGGTCGACCAGAACCTGCCGGGCTTGCACCTTTCGATTGGCGACCCAGCTGCCAAGGTAACCGGCGCCGGATGGAGTGCGCCGACGGCGTTCGCTGCGTGCCAAGCCTTCTCCAGCGTGCTGACCGAAGGTATGCCGCTGATCGAACGTGGACAGCTGCTTACACCGAACTAG